A stretch of the Archangium violaceum genome encodes the following:
- a CDS encoding MDR family MFS transporter — protein MTMTVTAPATMPGERIDYANTLSPRTKALVLAGVMMGLFLAALDQTIVATALPRIVAELQGMELFAWTSTSYLLASTTMVPIYGKLSDSFGRKTVILVGIGIFLLGSVLCGLAGSMLALVIFRGIQGLGAAAITSTAFAVPADLFVPAERARYQGIFGTVFAVSSIIGPVLGGTLTDTVGWRWVFFINLPLGAIAVAFIVSKMPRLHSGLASKVDWLGALLLIIATVPFLLTLRGNRPLEAWLSPGVLGMLALSLVGLVLFILVERRTPHAIIPFALFRSRVFVLVCLTSVCTGAAFFAALLFLSIFAVNGLGATAREAGMAMMPLTAAVVPTSLLTARLVSRTGRYKGVIVVGLVLLCLGLFLLSTLTAESTLWDIGVSTFVFGCGMGPVLPMLTLSIQNAVPPHQVGTATAGRQFFQQLGQALGSAVFGIILTTSLAHALTDTLGPVRAELPVAMHERFDRWFDTESLQRGGVSEESPGAGQGSASARIADEVRAHYDTLRREPGANEEALTREEARVLELGRAGEQAVRLSFTKAVTRVYDWALLVGLCALLLALFTREIPLRKATAPEPSLASE, from the coding sequence ATGACAATGACTGTTACCGCCCCCGCGACGATGCCCGGCGAGCGCATCGACTACGCGAATACACTCTCGCCGCGCACGAAGGCGCTCGTCCTGGCCGGCGTGATGATGGGCCTGTTCCTGGCCGCGCTCGATCAGACGATCGTCGCCACGGCCCTGCCACGCATCGTCGCCGAGCTCCAGGGCATGGAGCTCTTCGCGTGGACCTCGACGTCGTACCTGCTCGCCAGCACCACCATGGTGCCCATCTACGGGAAGCTCTCGGACAGCTTTGGCCGCAAGACGGTCATCCTCGTGGGGATCGGCATCTTCCTGCTGGGCTCGGTGCTGTGCGGCCTGGCGGGCTCCATGCTGGCGCTGGTGATCTTCCGGGGGATCCAGGGGCTCGGCGCGGCGGCGATCACCTCCACCGCCTTCGCCGTGCCGGCGGACCTGTTCGTCCCCGCCGAGCGAGCGCGCTACCAGGGCATCTTCGGCACGGTGTTCGCCGTCTCCAGCATCATCGGTCCAGTCCTGGGCGGCACGCTCACGGACACGGTGGGCTGGCGCTGGGTCTTCTTCATCAACCTGCCGCTCGGCGCCATCGCGGTCGCGTTCATCGTGAGCAAGATGCCACGGCTGCACAGCGGCCTCGCCAGCAAGGTGGACTGGCTCGGCGCCCTGCTGTTGATCATCGCGACGGTGCCCTTCCTGCTCACGCTGCGGGGGAATCGGCCGCTCGAGGCGTGGCTGTCACCCGGGGTGCTCGGGATGCTCGCCCTGTCGCTCGTGGGGTTGGTGCTGTTCATCCTCGTCGAGCGACGCACGCCTCACGCGATCATCCCGTTCGCGCTGTTCCGCAGCCGCGTGTTCGTGCTGGTGTGCCTGACGTCGGTGTGCACCGGCGCGGCGTTCTTCGCCGCCCTGCTCTTCCTGTCGATCTTCGCCGTCAATGGGCTCGGAGCCACGGCGAGGGAGGCGGGAATGGCGATGATGCCGCTCACGGCCGCGGTGGTGCCGACCTCGCTCCTGACGGCGCGACTGGTGAGCCGCACCGGTCGCTACAAGGGGGTCATCGTGGTGGGCCTCGTGCTGCTGTGCCTGGGGCTGTTCCTGCTGAGCACGCTCACGGCGGAGAGCACCCTCTGGGACATTGGCGTGAGCACCTTCGTCTTCGGCTGCGGCATGGGCCCCGTGCTCCCGATGCTCACCCTGTCCATCCAGAACGCCGTGCCGCCACATCAGGTGGGTACCGCCACGGCGGGCCGGCAGTTCTTCCAGCAGCTCGGACAGGCCCTGGGCAGCGCGGTCTTCGGCATCATCCTCACCACGTCGCTGGCTCATGCGCTCACGGACACGCTCGGGCCCGTGCGCGCGGAGCTGCCCGTGGCCATGCACGAGCGGTTCGATCGCTGGTTCGATACGGAGAGCCTCCAGAGAGGCGGAGTGTCGGAGGAGAGCCCTGGCGCAGGTCAGGGCTCGGCCAGCGCGCGCATCGCGGACGAGGTCCGCGCGCACTACGACACCCTGCGACGCGAGCCCGGCGCCAACGAGGAAGCGCTCACGCGGGAGGAAGCGCGGGTGCTCGAGCTCGGTCGCGCAGGCGAGCAGGCGGTGCGCCTGTCATTCACCAAGGCCGTGACGCGCGTCTATGATTGGGCACTGCTCGTGGGGCTGTGCGCACTGCTCCTCGCCTTGTTCACCCGCGAGATCCCACTGCGCAAAGCCACCGCTCCGGAGCCTTCGTTGGCGAGCGAGTAG
- a CDS encoding FAD-dependent oxidoreductase, translated as MAELKEVRVPDLGSSNLTASQRRRAVPWAAVLGAVALLVAAGCKVHDPATTHVAATERRSLSCEIGIVGGGPAGTYMAYRLAPRFGAGVCLFEKEVEVGGRLRDETLGGVRVGWGARRVNDSQGYVKELARELDIELETPEPRGHLMLVKGRFGYSPDDFVDLFPGLKGPLDDDPATTREDELYALLLREKARAKAYPNFRDFVDAVAGPASSEYLRSVSRFHSDFDLAHSAANYIEILEEEMQLSSVNHYPVGGMSMFPLELAERAAARGVRIYTSEPLLSLDTAGPGPGAGYALRTPSYDVTVRKLVIAAPPSGFDFVQGPLAEEIRAQPAYQALIPLRIVVINQRWSSPWWENVDNPKREDLTGKPFRVYTTDHCVQHTEIPREPYLAGAHVLRSVYAEEPKCVAFWEDLFKKGGLPAVEAEVVRGLNLTFNTGAPGQQIAVPKPLETTFHVWPAGWYYVRSGTSMTIAEIERWSIEPLKGREDLMLVGEAWSNRPGWAIGAFRTVDTVLEARFGF; from the coding sequence ATGGCCGAACTCAAAGAAGTCCGCGTCCCCGATTTGGGCAGTTCCAACTTGACCGCGAGCCAGAGGCGCCGCGCCGTACCGTGGGCCGCCGTGCTCGGCGCGGTGGCGCTCCTCGTCGCAGCGGGCTGCAAGGTCCATGACCCAGCGACGACGCATGTCGCTGCGACCGAGCGACGGTCCCTCTCGTGCGAAATCGGCATCGTCGGCGGCGGCCCGGCCGGGACCTATATGGCGTATCGGCTGGCGCCGCGCTTCGGCGCGGGCGTCTGTCTCTTCGAAAAGGAGGTCGAGGTCGGCGGGCGCTTGCGCGACGAGACGCTCGGCGGTGTGCGGGTCGGGTGGGGGGCGCGTCGTGTCAACGACAGCCAGGGCTACGTGAAGGAGCTGGCACGCGAGCTCGACATCGAGCTCGAGACGCCGGAGCCGCGCGGCCACCTCATGCTCGTCAAAGGCCGTTTCGGCTACTCCCCCGACGACTTCGTCGACCTCTTCCCGGGGCTGAAGGGACCGCTCGATGACGATCCGGCAACGACGCGCGAGGACGAGCTCTACGCGCTGCTCCTGCGCGAGAAGGCCAGGGCGAAGGCGTATCCGAACTTCCGCGACTTCGTCGACGCCGTCGCCGGCCCGGCCTCGTCCGAGTACCTGCGCAGCGTGTCGCGATTCCACTCCGACTTCGACCTCGCCCATTCCGCCGCCAACTACATCGAAATCCTCGAGGAGGAGATGCAACTCTCGAGCGTCAACCATTACCCCGTCGGCGGCATGAGCATGTTTCCGCTCGAGCTGGCCGAGAGGGCGGCGGCCCGGGGCGTGCGCATCTACACGTCCGAGCCGCTCCTTTCCTTGGACACCGCGGGCCCCGGCCCGGGCGCCGGCTACGCCTTGCGGACGCCGAGCTACGACGTGACGGTGCGAAAGCTCGTCATCGCGGCGCCGCCGTCGGGGTTCGACTTCGTCCAAGGCCCGCTCGCCGAGGAGATTCGCGCGCAGCCCGCGTACCAGGCGCTGATTCCGCTCCGCATCGTGGTCATCAACCAGCGCTGGAGCTCGCCCTGGTGGGAGAACGTGGACAACCCGAAGCGCGAGGACCTGACCGGCAAGCCGTTTCGGGTCTACACCACCGACCACTGCGTCCAGCACACGGAGATCCCGCGGGAGCCCTACCTGGCCGGGGCGCACGTCCTTCGCTCCGTCTACGCCGAGGAGCCGAAGTGCGTCGCCTTCTGGGAGGACCTGTTCAAGAAGGGCGGCCTTCCGGCGGTGGAGGCTGAAGTCGTGCGCGGACTGAACCTGACGTTCAACACGGGCGCTCCGGGGCAGCAGATCGCCGTGCCCAAACCGCTCGAGACGACGTTCCACGTGTGGCCAGCCGGCTGGTACTACGTTCGCTCCGGGACCTCGATGACCATCGCCGAGATCGAGCGCTGGTCGATCGAGCCGCTGAAAGGTCGTGAGGACCTGATGCTCGTCGGCGAGGCGTGGAGCAACCGTCCGGGCTGGGCGATCGGTGCCTTCCGTACGGTCGACACGGTGCTCGAGGCCCGCTTCGGCTTCTGA
- a CDS encoding TetR/AcrR family transcriptional regulator has protein sequence MRGEPVVRGVLEATLEELSIIGYGALRIDDVAARAGVNKTTIYRRWPTKQELVGAALRSVTVDWIVQPDTGSLRGDLLEVGRHMAAAMSSAGGQALRRILIAEERNPEFMAIASQLRESMDALPLPVIDAARARGEFAPGFEAARLFRFLAGILQHRLFMEGRDIDDDFLHQVVDLLLFGALSPDKRK, from the coding sequence GTGCGCGGAGAGCCGGTGGTGCGAGGCGTACTCGAAGCCACGCTCGAGGAGCTCTCCATCATTGGCTATGGCGCCCTGCGAATCGACGACGTGGCCGCTCGCGCTGGGGTCAACAAGACCACCATCTACCGGCGCTGGCCGACGAAGCAGGAGCTGGTGGGAGCGGCGCTCCGGTCGGTCACGGTCGATTGGATCGTCCAGCCAGACACGGGCTCGCTCCGTGGCGATCTGCTCGAGGTCGGGCGCCACATGGCCGCCGCCATGAGCTCAGCGGGGGGACAGGCTCTCAGGCGCATCCTCATCGCCGAGGAGCGCAACCCGGAGTTCATGGCCATCGCCAGTCAGTTGCGTGAGTCAATGGACGCCCTGCCGCTCCCCGTCATCGACGCAGCCAGGGCACGCGGCGAGTTCGCTCCAGGTTTCGAGGCCGCGCGGCTCTTCCGCTTCCTCGCGGGCATCCTCCAGCACCGGCTCTTCATGGAGGGCCGGGACATCGACGACGACTTCCTCCACCAGGTGGTGGACCTGCTGCTCTTCGGGGCGTTGTCACCCGACAAGCGGAAGTAG
- a CDS encoding glycosyltransferase, translated as MPSISDASRKPATFLLTSSTAPGHFLRVLDLAQQLTSRGHRVLFKAKATKAAEVKAAGAELLPYEHQLDLQDLATIGAHSELPRWMPRVPFFLAQFRGFAHANNVQLALELEPILTREQVDCVVYDFFEVGAAWAAERAGIPWVSAGNMGTTLTRDELPLMFNVQPPLRHLGKVPALAHAFFNQFISLRAPRARLGLPPHTGRTAELVQSMISPRLHIVMAHRGLAGDIPLRDNQLFAGPTAFNVPAKAREEALRVDPGTVIISTTTTPGDNGLFRRVLEAVAPMNVPVLATSAGARDIPAGLGAHIRIEQYVPHDAVFPQARALITHGGWGTVGRALTYGLPMLVIPLFGDQILNATLVERAGLGRYLPLKKATPEAIRAELNALLADDGIRARAQRAAAEIKQLKDEQVAARALERIAFERRAGGTTRASAA; from the coding sequence ATGCCCTCGATCTCCGATGCTTCCCGAAAGCCCGCCACGTTCTTGCTGACGAGCTCGACCGCGCCAGGACACTTCCTGCGTGTGCTCGATCTCGCGCAGCAGCTCACCTCCCGTGGACACCGGGTGCTGTTCAAGGCGAAGGCCACCAAGGCGGCCGAGGTGAAGGCCGCCGGCGCGGAGCTGCTCCCCTACGAGCACCAGCTGGATCTGCAGGACCTCGCGACAATCGGCGCACACTCCGAGCTGCCACGCTGGATGCCGAGGGTTCCGTTCTTCCTCGCGCAGTTCCGCGGCTTCGCGCATGCGAACAATGTCCAGCTCGCGCTCGAGCTCGAGCCCATCCTCACGCGCGAGCAGGTGGACTGCGTGGTCTACGACTTCTTCGAGGTTGGCGCGGCCTGGGCCGCGGAGCGTGCCGGCATCCCCTGGGTGAGCGCCGGGAACATGGGCACCACCCTCACGCGCGATGAGCTGCCCTTGATGTTCAACGTGCAGCCGCCGCTGCGGCACCTCGGCAAGGTCCCCGCGCTGGCGCACGCGTTCTTCAACCAGTTCATCTCCCTGCGGGCGCCACGAGCCAGGCTCGGCCTCCCTCCCCATACCGGCCGTACGGCGGAGCTCGTGCAGTCGATGATCTCGCCCAGGCTGCACATCGTCATGGCCCACCGGGGCCTCGCCGGTGACATCCCGCTCCGAGACAACCAGCTGTTCGCCGGTCCGACGGCCTTCAACGTCCCCGCCAAGGCCCGCGAAGAGGCGCTGCGGGTCGATCCCGGGACCGTGATCATCAGCACGACGACGACTCCCGGTGACAACGGCCTGTTCCGGAGGGTGTTGGAGGCCGTCGCGCCGATGAACGTCCCCGTCCTCGCCACGTCCGCGGGTGCCCGGGACATTCCCGCGGGGCTCGGCGCCCATATCCGTATCGAGCAGTACGTTCCGCACGATGCGGTGTTTCCCCAGGCGCGGGCGCTGATCACCCATGGTGGCTGGGGAACGGTGGGACGCGCCCTGACGTACGGGCTGCCCATGCTGGTCATCCCCCTCTTCGGCGATCAGATCCTGAACGCGACGCTGGTGGAGCGAGCGGGGCTCGGGCGCTACCTGCCCCTGAAGAAGGCGACCCCCGAGGCGATCCGCGCCGAGCTGAACGCGCTCCTGGCGGACGACGGAATCCGAGCCCGCGCCCAACGCGCCGCCGCCGAGATCAAGCAACTCAAGGACGAGCAGGTCGCCGCCCGAGCGCTCGAGCGGATCGCCTTCGAGCGGAGAGCGGGCGGCACGACCCGGGCCTCCGCGGCCTGA
- a CDS encoding arylamine N-acetyltransferase family protein — protein MDVGQYLQRIGYAGPHVPGLDTLRALHRRHIESVPFENLDIHSQRPIVLDEAAFFDKLIRQRRGGFCYELNGLFAALLRKLGFQVTYLSGRVSSDGVQDNGPEFDHLLLEVTWDGSWLVDVGFGDAFADPLPLIPGQWASQGKMFRLEQRGGDWALSQEQPEGTWRLLYVFSRVPRRLEEFSEMCLYHQTSPDSFFRKNRLCTRKTATGRVTLSGQRLIITEAGLRRVRILEMEEDVEQALLEHFGIPRGVLNNSSWPPS, from the coding sequence ATGGACGTCGGCCAGTACCTTCAGCGGATTGGTTACGCGGGGCCTCACGTGCCTGGGCTGGATACCCTGCGCGCGCTGCATCGTCGTCACATCGAATCCGTTCCTTTCGAGAACCTCGACATCCACAGCCAGCGGCCCATCGTCCTCGACGAGGCGGCCTTCTTCGACAAGCTCATCCGGCAGCGCCGAGGCGGGTTCTGCTACGAGCTGAACGGCCTGTTCGCCGCGCTCCTGCGCAAGCTGGGCTTCCAGGTGACGTACCTGTCGGGGCGGGTGTCCTCGGATGGCGTCCAGGACAACGGCCCCGAATTCGATCACCTCCTCCTGGAAGTCACGTGGGACGGCTCCTGGCTCGTCGACGTGGGCTTCGGTGACGCCTTCGCGGATCCACTTCCGCTCATACCGGGGCAGTGGGCCTCGCAAGGGAAGATGTTCCGCCTGGAGCAGCGGGGCGGCGATTGGGCACTCTCACAAGAGCAACCGGAGGGCACGTGGCGGCTCCTCTATGTGTTCTCGCGTGTACCGAGACGGTTGGAGGAATTCTCGGAGATGTGCCTCTACCACCAGACCTCTCCGGACTCCTTCTTTCGCAAGAATCGGCTCTGCACGCGAAAGACAGCCACGGGCAGGGTGACCTTGAGCGGGCAGCGCCTCATCATCACGGAGGCGGGGTTGCGTAGGGTGCGGATCCTCGAGATGGAGGAGGACGTCGAGCAGGCCCTGCTCGAACATTTCGGCATCCCTCGAGGGGTCCTCAACAACTCCTCGTGGCCTCCCTCGTAG
- a CDS encoding UDP-glucose dehydrogenase family protein: MRLAVIGTGYVGLVAGVGFADIGNDVVCVDVDETKIARLKRGEVPIYEPGLDALIETNVKAGRLTFSTDLATAIRAAEVVIIAVGTPPAADGSADLSAVFAVAETLGKNLNGFKVVVTKSTVPVGTADRIEERIRRHTDQPFGVASNPEFLKEGAAIEDFLKPDRVVIGSNNARALEVLRTLYTPLVRTSEDIHEMDARSAELTKYAANAMLATRISFMNDLAVLSEKLGADIERVRKAVGADPRIGPRFLYPGAGFGGSCFPKDISALIQIAQGAGHDLEVVRAVESVNKRQKRLLFEKLRRHLDGALEGRTVAVWGLAFKPQTDDIREAPALVLIRELLEAGAKVRAHDPEAMNNVRAVLGDRITYCENMYEALEGADALALLTEWQEYRRPDFERIKRLMRTPTLLDGRNIWEPQELRALGFWYTGIGRP; encoded by the coding sequence ATGCGACTTGCAGTCATTGGAACGGGTTACGTCGGCCTGGTGGCCGGTGTGGGGTTCGCGGACATCGGGAATGACGTCGTCTGCGTGGACGTCGATGAGACGAAGATCGCGCGCCTGAAGCGCGGCGAGGTCCCCATCTACGAGCCCGGGCTCGACGCCCTCATCGAGACCAACGTCAAGGCCGGGCGCCTGACCTTCTCGACGGACCTCGCCACCGCGATCCGCGCCGCCGAGGTCGTCATCATCGCCGTGGGCACGCCGCCCGCGGCGGACGGCTCCGCGGATCTGTCCGCCGTCTTCGCGGTCGCGGAGACCCTCGGGAAGAACCTGAACGGCTTCAAGGTGGTGGTCACCAAGAGCACCGTGCCCGTGGGCACCGCCGATCGCATCGAGGAGCGCATCCGCCGTCACACGGATCAGCCCTTCGGCGTCGCCTCCAACCCGGAGTTCTTGAAGGAGGGCGCGGCGATCGAGGACTTCCTGAAGCCGGATCGCGTGGTGATCGGCTCGAACAACGCGCGAGCGCTCGAGGTGCTGCGGACCCTGTACACCCCACTGGTCCGCACGAGCGAAGACATCCACGAGATGGACGCGCGCTCGGCCGAGCTGACCAAGTACGCGGCCAACGCGATGCTCGCGACGCGCATCTCGTTCATGAACGACCTGGCCGTGCTCAGCGAGAAGCTGGGCGCGGACATCGAACGGGTGCGCAAGGCCGTGGGCGCGGATCCGCGCATCGGCCCCAGGTTCCTGTACCCGGGCGCGGGCTTCGGCGGCTCGTGCTTCCCCAAGGACATCTCCGCGCTGATCCAGATCGCGCAGGGGGCGGGGCACGATCTCGAGGTGGTGCGCGCGGTCGAGTCCGTGAACAAGCGGCAGAAGCGGCTGCTGTTCGAGAAGCTCCGCCGTCACCTGGACGGAGCGCTCGAGGGCCGGACGGTGGCGGTGTGGGGGCTCGCGTTCAAGCCCCAGACCGACGACATCCGCGAGGCCCCCGCGCTCGTGCTGATCCGCGAGTTGCTCGAGGCCGGCGCGAAGGTGCGCGCGCACGACCCGGAGGCCATGAACAACGTGCGAGCGGTCCTCGGCGACCGCATCACGTACTGCGAGAACATGTACGAGGCCCTCGAGGGCGCGGATGCCCTCGCGCTCCTCACCGAGTGGCAGGAGTACCGGCGGCCGGACTTCGAGCGGATCAAACGCCTCATGCGCACGCCCACGCTCCTCGACGGTCGCAACATCTGGGAGCCCCAGGAACTGCGCGCCCTCGGATTCTGGTACACCGGCATCGGGCGGCCGTAG
- a CDS encoding S8 family serine peptidase, translated as MTILKSRLSSRLPKALMLASCLGLTACPSTPPKEPDPPDTSKIVRPDDAIEGQYLFLFDEAAVTPDKARATAEELLAQHGGSLLDVYESSLVGFSANGLDDLKALAIASDSRVKTVGQDGRIKLESVQDSATWGLDRIDTRTRALDQRYVQSTTGKGVHVYVIDTGIRTSHVDFAGRIGNGATAINDGRGAEDCGGHGTHVAGTIGGSTWGVAKDVILHPVRVLDCEGSGSLGGVIAGIDWVTRSRQKPAVANMSLGGGAHPFIDDAVRKSIAAGVTYVVAAGNNDGDACQKSPARTPEALTVGATSIEDKRAWFSNWGSCVDLFAPGQDIKSTWYTANDATHTISGTSMAAPHVAGVAALFLEKNPSATPAAVTKALLDGSTPDAVQDVKGSPNRLLYSLVIPLQGDWSEVAALPDGATIKQLSVGSANAIWALATNGNHYKWNGSAWDHQRCCVTEISGAADGTLWATNPPDDMRVLRWADTEWDAFSIPSGMKQVSVVNANTVWGLDNEGWLFQWNESAWNWDKKVCCVAQISAGSDGVLWATNPADSLRVLKWNGTEWAYDIPTGMTYVSVGSAAHIWALDGSGNVYKWSGSAWTQMPGMLKQISAASDGTVWGITVNDGIIRFITP; from the coding sequence ATGACCATCCTCAAGTCTCGTCTGTCGTCGCGCCTTCCCAAGGCGCTGATGCTGGCTTCCTGCCTCGGGCTCACCGCCTGCCCCTCGACGCCTCCGAAGGAGCCGGATCCGCCCGATACCTCCAAGATCGTCCGGCCCGATGACGCCATCGAGGGCCAGTACCTCTTCCTCTTCGATGAAGCGGCCGTCACACCGGACAAGGCCCGGGCCACGGCCGAGGAGCTGCTCGCCCAACACGGGGGCTCCCTGCTGGACGTCTACGAGAGCAGCCTGGTGGGCTTCTCGGCCAACGGGCTCGATGACCTCAAGGCGCTCGCCATCGCCTCGGATTCCCGCGTGAAGACCGTCGGCCAGGATGGCCGGATCAAGCTGGAGAGCGTCCAGGACAGTGCCACCTGGGGCCTGGATCGCATCGATACGCGCACCCGGGCGCTCGACCAGCGCTACGTGCAGAGCACCACGGGCAAGGGCGTGCACGTCTACGTCATCGATACGGGCATTCGCACCTCCCACGTGGACTTCGCGGGGCGTATCGGTAACGGCGCGACGGCGATCAACGACGGCCGGGGCGCGGAGGACTGCGGTGGGCACGGAACCCACGTGGCTGGCACCATCGGAGGCTCCACCTGGGGCGTGGCCAAGGACGTCATCCTCCACCCGGTACGCGTGCTCGATTGCGAAGGGTCGGGGAGCCTCGGCGGAGTCATCGCGGGCATCGACTGGGTGACCCGGAGCCGCCAGAAGCCCGCGGTGGCCAACATGAGCCTGGGTGGTGGTGCCCACCCGTTCATCGATGACGCGGTCCGCAAGTCCATCGCGGCGGGCGTGACGTACGTCGTCGCGGCGGGAAACAACGACGGGGATGCGTGCCAGAAGAGCCCGGCGCGCACCCCCGAGGCGTTGACCGTGGGGGCCACGTCCATCGAGGACAAGCGCGCCTGGTTCTCCAACTGGGGCTCCTGCGTGGACCTCTTCGCGCCGGGCCAGGACATCAAGTCCACCTGGTACACCGCGAACGATGCGACCCACACCATCAGCGGCACCTCCATGGCCGCGCCGCACGTGGCTGGCGTGGCGGCGCTCTTCCTGGAGAAGAACCCCTCCGCGACTCCCGCCGCCGTGACGAAGGCCCTCCTCGATGGCAGCACCCCGGACGCCGTGCAGGACGTGAAGGGCTCTCCCAACCGGCTGCTCTACTCGCTCGTCATCCCCCTCCAGGGGGACTGGTCCGAGGTGGCGGCGCTTCCGGACGGGGCCACCATCAAGCAACTCTCCGTCGGGAGCGCGAACGCCATCTGGGCACTCGCCACCAATGGAAACCACTACAAGTGGAACGGGTCTGCCTGGGACCATCAGCGATGCTGCGTGACAGAGATCTCCGGCGCCGCGGATGGCACGCTGTGGGCCACCAACCCCCCCGATGACATGCGCGTCCTCCGGTGGGCTGACACCGAGTGGGATGCGTTCTCCATTCCTTCGGGAATGAAGCAGGTCTCGGTCGTCAACGCGAACACCGTGTGGGGGTTGGACAACGAGGGCTGGTTGTTCCAGTGGAATGAGTCCGCATGGAACTGGGACAAGAAGGTCTGCTGTGTCGCGCAGATCTCCGCCGGTTCCGACGGTGTGCTGTGGGCCACCAATCCAGCGGACTCCCTGCGCGTCCTGAAGTGGAACGGCACCGAGTGGGCGTACGACATCCCCACGGGGATGACCTACGTGTCCGTCGGCAGCGCCGCCCACATCTGGGCGCTCGATGGCTCCGGCAACGTCTACAAGTGGAGTGGCTCGGCCTGGACGCAGATGCCCGGCATGCTGAAGCAGATCTCCGCGGCGTCCGACGGAACGGTGTGGGGCATCACGGTGAATGACGGCATCATCCGGTTCATCACGCCCTGA